One part of the Musa acuminata AAA Group cultivar baxijiao chromosome BXJ1-5, Cavendish_Baxijiao_AAA, whole genome shotgun sequence genome encodes these proteins:
- the LOC135674521 gene encoding DNA mismatch repair protein MSH6-like: protein MASSRRLSGRSPLVRQQSQITSFFSPGKISKESPSPSPDPSPSQPKEKKPRLVIPPSPASGAKVPLTAAKNGHTKEVVGKRIKVFWPLDKAWYEGRVSSFDEMSGKHLICYVDGEEEALDLGKEKFEWIGEETPRSLRRLRRMSDTVKMACSSADVDNEISEEDTADDEEWGKVGGEDAEEDNSDEVELEDEDEEEFVASSGSLSKNSAGSKRRKKMNIAKLDCAKKIKFEKNRERTASKASLSMTESNAAAPLSNDRRVQVLDSIGSTVTVEAAERFGKREAEKFRFLQEGRRDVRGRRPGDKNYDPRTLYLPPEFLRTLSGGQRQWWEFKSKHMDKVLFFKMGKFYELFEMDAHIGARELDLQYMKGEQPHCGFPEKNYSMNLERLTRKGYRVLVVEQTETPEQLEIRRKEMGSKDKVVKREICAMVTQGTLMEGESLLRNPDTSYLLSIAEHFRSLEVPGKGGVVIGLCVVDVSTSKFMVGQFEDDLERHWLCSILSELRPVEVIKPSKALSPETERVVKNNTRNPLVNNLLPFDEFWDAERTINEIRKYYSLSEHYLAAQNGCTSADNAGNCPVDLPDVLTELVNAGIDGSYALSALGGCLFYLRQAFLDEKLIKCAKFERLTCSGFFNNLQKPCMILDAAALENLEILENNRSGGLSGTLFAQLDHCVTAFGKRLLKGWLARPLYDIRSIVERQDAVACFKGAGLTSALEFRKELSKLQDMERLLSRLFVSCEAHGRNANRVILYEDAAKKRLQEFIASLHGCEAMIQACSSLDTVLTSTESTLLHYLLTPGKGLPDMCSVIEHFKDAFDWSEADRTGRIIPHEGGDVDYDAACKKLKDIESNLMRYLKEQRKVLGNSEVNYVAVGKDLYLLEVPESLRGAVPAEYELQSSKKGYFRYWTPKIKDFLSELSQAEAEKESKLKGILQRLIGQFSEHHSKWRQLVSVIAELDVLISLAIASDYYEGPTCRPVIKEVCHENEPYLSARGLGHPMVRSDALGKGSFVPNDVRIGGVGQPRFILLTGPNMGGKSTLLRQVCLAVVLAQLGADVPAECFELSPVDRIFVRMGARDNIMSGQSTFLMELSETAGVLSSATQNSLVALDELGRGTATSDGQAIAASVFEYLVHRVQCRGLFSTHYHRLILEYEKNTKVSICHMACQVGKGVGGVEEVTFLYRLAPGSCPKSYGVNVARLAGLPSSVLQKAARKSNEFEISNGKHQPVAEVKISDTETDEGRTLIKKLLSISETWNLGEDSRVVTLSLLGDIQQRARWLVLGK from the exons ATGGCGTCTTCCCGTCGCCTTAGCGGCCGCTCTCCTCTGGTACGGCAGCAGAGCCAAATCACCTCCTTCTTCTCTCCCGGTAAGATCTCCAAGGAAAGCCCTAGCCCTAGTCCTGATCCCTCTCCATCTCAACCGAAGGAGAAGAAGCCCCGTCTAGTAATCCCCCCTTCTCCGGCTTCCGGCGCCAAAGTTCCTCTCACTGCCGCTAAGAATGGCCACACGAAAGAGGTGGTCGGAAAAAGGATCAAGGTCTTCTGGCCCCTCGACAAGGCCTGGTACGAGGGGCGGGTCTCCTCCTTCGACGAGATGTCCGGCAAGCACCTGATCTGCTATGTTGACGGTGAGGAAGAGGCGCTTGATCTTGGCAAGGAGAAATTCGAGTGGATCGGGGAGGAGACACCAAGGAGCCTCCGTCGGCTGAGGCGGATGTCGGATACGGTGAAGATGGCTTGCAGTTCAGCGGATGTGGATAATGAGATCAGCGAGGAGGATACTGCCGACGACGAAGAATGGGGTAAGGTTGGCGGGGAAGATGCGGAGGAGGATAACTCGGATGAGGTAGAAttggaggacgaggacgaggaagAGTTTGTTGCGAGTTCAGGTAGCCTGTCGAAGAACTCTGCTGGGtcgaaaagaaggaagaagatgaatATTGCGAAATTGGATTGcgctaaaaaaatcaaatttgagaAGAATAGAGAGAGGACTGCATCTAAAGCCTCTTTAAGCATGACTGAAAGTAATGCTGCTGCCCCTTTGAGCAATGATAGAA GGGTGCAAGTTTTGGATAGTATTGGCAGCACCGTAACTGTCGAGGCAGCTGAACGGTTTGGAAAACGGGAAGCAGAAAAGTTTAGATTCTTGCAGGA AGGGCGTAGGGATGTTCGTGGCAGGCGTCCTGGAGATAAAAACTATGATCCAAGAACTCTTTACTTACCTCCTGAGTTTTTGAGAACCTTGTCAGGTGGACAG AGGCAATGGTGGGAGTTCAAGTCAAAGCATATGGATAAGGTTTTATTCTTCAAG ATGGGAAAGTTCTATGAATTGTTTGAGATGGATGCACATATTGGTGCAAGAGAGCTTGATCTGCAATATATGAAG GGAGAACAACCTCATTGTGGGTTTCCAGAGAAGAACTATTCAATGAATTTGGAGAGATTGACTAGAAAG GGATACCGAGTTCTTGTTGTAGAACAGACAGAAACCCCTGAACAGCTTGAAATTCGCCGTAAAGAGATGGGTTCAAAAGACAAG GTTGTGAAACGTGAAATATGTGCGATGGTCACACAAGGTACACTTATGGAAGGAGAGTCACTATTGAGAAATCCTGATACTTCATATTTATTATCAATTGCTGAACATTTCCGAAGTCTTGAGGTCCCTGGTAAAGGAGGTGTTGTTATAGGCCTGTGTGTTGTTGATGTTTCCACAAGCAAGTTCATGGTAGGACAA TTTGAAGATGATCTGGAGCGTCATTGGTTATGTTCAATATTGTCTGAATTGAGGCCTGTAGAAGTCATAAAACCTTCAAAGGCACTTAGTCCTGAAACTGAAAGAGTCGTAAAGAACAATACAAGAAATCCATTAGTTAACAATTTATTGCCTTTTGATGAATTTTGGGATGCTGAAAGAACCATTAATGAGATCAGAAAGTATTATAGCTTATCAGAGCATTATCTGGCAGCACAAAATGGTTGCACTTCTGCTGATAATGCAGGAAATTGTCCAGTAGACCTGCCAGATGTCTTAACTGAGCTAGTGAATGCTGGCATTGATGGATCATATGCTCTTTCTGCTCTTGGAGGCTGTCTTTTTTATTTAAGGCAGGCTTTTCTGGATGAAAAATTGATTAAGTGTGCTAAATTTGAGCGACTTACATGCTCGGGTTTTTTTAACAACCTTCAAAAGCCATGTATGATTCTTGATGCAGCAGCACTTGAGAACCTTGAGATATTGGAGAATAACAGAAGTGGAGGCCTCTCAGG AACACTTTTTGCACAACTGGATCATTGTGTTACAGCATTTGGAAAAAGGTTGCTCAAAGGATGGCTTGCAAGACCACTTTATGATATAAGGTCAATTGTGGAACGTCAGGATGCTGTAGCTTGCTTCAAG GGTGCTGGTCTTACATCTGCTCTTGAATTCAGAAAGGAATTATCAAAGCTTCAAGATATGGAACGTTTGCTTTCACGACTATTTGTTAGCTG TGAAGCTCATGGAAGAAATGCCAATAGAGTCATTCTTTATGAGGATGCAGCAAAGAAGCGGCTTCAAGAATTTATTGCGTCTCTtcatggttgtgaagcaatgatcCAAGCATGTTCTTCCCTGGATACTGTACTGACTAGTACAGAGTCTACTTTACTCCATTATTTATTGACACCAG GTAAAGGCTTACCTGACATGTGTTCAGTCATAGAGCATTTCAAGGACGCTTTTGATTGGTCAGAAGCTGATCGCACTGGGCGTATTATACCTCATGAAGGAGGTGATGTTGATTACGATGCTGCATGTAAGAAACTGAAGGACATTGAGTCTAATCTGATGAGGTACCTGAAGGAACAGCGTAAAGTACTTGGAAATTCAGAG GTAAATTATGTTGCTGTTGGGAAGGATTTGTATCTGCTTGAGGTGCCAGAGAGTCTAAGGGGAGCTGTTCCAGCTGAATACGAATTGCAATCTTCTAAAAAG GGCTACTTCCGGTATTGGACACCTAAAATCAAAGATTTCCTGTCAGAACTCTCTCAAGCTGAGGCTGAGAAAGAATCTAAACTGAAAGGCATTCTCCAGAGGCTGATAGGACAATTTAGTGAGCATCATAGCAAATGGAGGCAGTTGGTATCTGTAATTGCAG AGCTAGATGTTTTGATTAGTCTGGCGATTGCAAGTGACTATTATGAGGGACCAACATGCCGACCAGTTATCAAAGAAGTATGTCATGAAAATGAACCTTATTTATCTGCTAGAGGTCTTGGACATCCAATGGTTCGAAGTGATGCCTTAGGCAAGGGTTCTTTTGTTCCCAATGATGTAAGAATTGGTGGGGTTGGACAACCTAGATTTATCCTTCTGACAGGTCCAAATATGGGTGGTAAATCAACTCTACTTCGCCAAGTTTGTTTAGCTGTAGTTTTGGCACAG CTTGGAGCAGATGTTCCTGCAGAATGTTTTGAGCTCTCCCCTGTAGACCGCATCTTTGTTCGTATGGGTGCTAGGGATAATATTATGTCTGGGCAAAGTACATTCTTAATGGAGCTTTCGGAGACCGCTGGTGTGCTG TCTTCTGCCACTCAAAATTCTCTGGTGGCACTAGATGAACTCGGGAGGGGCACAGCAACTTCTGATGGGCAAGCTATTGC GGCATCCGTCTTTGAATATCTTGTACATAGAGTACAATGTCGTGGTTTGTTTTCTACTCATTATCACCGATTAATACTAGAATATGAGAAGAATACCAAG GTTTCAATTTGTCACATGGCTTGCCAAGTTGGGAAAGGAGTTGGAGGTGTGGAAGAAGTCACCTTCCTTTACCGATTAGCACCTGGTTCATGTCCTAAAAGCTATGGTGTTAATGTTGCTCGTTTGGCAG GATTACCTTCTTCTGTGCTTCAAAAGGCCGCCAGGAAGTCAAATGAGTTTGAGATTAGTAATGGGAAGCACCAGCCTGTAGCTGAGGTTAAGATTTCAGATACGGAGACCGATGAGGGAAGAACtcttataaaaaaattgctctctaTTTCAGAGACCTGGAATCTTGGTGAAGATTCTCGGGTGGTAACTTTGAGCTTACTCGGTGATATCCAACAGAGAGCAAGGTGGCTAGTGCTGGGCAAATAA